A genomic window from Megalobrama amblycephala isolate DHTTF-2021 linkage group LG2, ASM1881202v1, whole genome shotgun sequence includes:
- the LOC125263536 gene encoding uncharacterized protein LOC125263536 → MYGVYGADVGTVKPVSVMKGDSVTLHTGVTELQRDDKIEWMNENRDIIAQIENNITLIHEDRLELDHKTGSLTIRKIAENRLYELHIRGDQLTSKTFNVTVHGGVKTVSVKEGDPVNLHTDVIAIKGFDVILWKTEGDLVAEINQVTNRFSLYDSGDVRFKGRLDLDRQSGDLTISDAETTDSGVYHLHMSSSTHTLQRNISVTVKNSGNSGAVSGISGASVALVVWAVTVFLLQEV, encoded by the exons ATGTACG GTGTGTATGGTGCTGATGTAGGTACAGTGAAGccagtgtcagtgatgaaggGTGATTCTGTCACTCTTCACACTGGTGTTACTGAACTACAGAGAGATGATAAGATAGAATGGATGAATGAAAATCGAGATATCATTGCTCAAATCGAAAACAACATAACCTTAATTCATGAAGACAGACTGGAGTTGGACCATAAAACTGGATCACTTACCATAAGAAAAATCGCTGAAAACAGACTTTATGAACTACACATCAGGGGCGACCAGCTGACATCCAAGACATTCAATGTTACTGTTCATG GTGGTGTGAAGACAGTatcagtgaaggagggagatcCTGTCAATCTACACACTGATGTTATTGCAATAAAGGGATTTGATGTGATATTATGGAAGACTGAAGGTGATCTTGTGGCTGAAATCAATCAAGTTACCAATCGGTTCTCATTATATGACAGCGGTGATGTGAGATTCAAGGGCAGACTAGATCTTGATCGTCAGTCTGGAGATCTCACCATCAGTGATGCTGAAACCACAGACTCTGGCGTTTATCATCTACACATGAGCAGCAGTACACACACCTTACAGAGGAACATCAGTGTTACTGTCAAAA ATTCAGGTAATTCAGGTGCTGTATCAGGGATATCTGGTGCCAGTGTTGCTCTGGTGGTTTGGGCTgtaactgtttttttactgcaaGAAGTATAA